One segment of Thermodesulfobacteriota bacterium DNA contains the following:
- a CDS encoding transcriptional regulator, which yields MLFSRLQADGNIKKRPAVVLREMPRFRDFLVCGISTQLHQQVKGFDEIISRADADFSTSGLLSDSLIRLGFLSVIPLKDIEGAIGTISPKRHKRLLKSLCDYLIGKRVSGRK from the coding sequence GTGTTGTTCTCACGGCTGCAAGCAGATGGTAATATCAAAAAAAGACCAGCGGTTGTTTTACGAGAGATGCCTCGATTCCGTGATTTTTTAGTTTGCGGTATAAGTACTCAACTCCATCAACAAGTCAAAGGATTTGATGAAATTATCTCTCGTGCTGATGCTGACTTTTCTACAAGTGGCTTATTGTCAGATTCGTTGATACGGCTGGGTTTTTTGTCTGTGATTCCACTTAAGGATATTGAAGGAGCAATCGGTACAATTTCGCCGAAGCGTCATAAACGTTTATTGAAAAGCCTATGTGACTATTTGATTGGAAAAAGAGTAAGTGGTAGAAAATAA
- a CDS encoding AbrB/MazE/SpoVT family DNA-binding domain-containing protein — protein MTKTKKNQMGHRVKLLVRLGPKHQVTIPKSIVETLHLRIGDMFEPQVQNGKVVLIPKQLVDKKLVSSRTSRQRRRARERSQVDEWEDWRHLALNALERAYSDDEPEYTSDLIKEPNPEYEGR, from the coding sequence ATGACTAAGACGAAAAAGAATCAAATGGGTCATCGCGTTAAGCTGCTGGTGCGACTTGGCCCTAAACATCAAGTTACCATTCCAAAAAGCATTGTTGAGACTCTGCACTTAAGAATTGGTGATATGTTTGAGCCACAGGTGCAAAACGGAAAAGTTGTCCTTATTCCGAAACAACTTGTTGATAAGAAGCTAGTGTCTTCAAGAACTAGCAGACAAAGGAGACGTGCAAGGGAACGTAGTCAGGTTGACGAATGGGAAGACTGGAGGCATTTGGCATTGAATGCGTTGGAAAGGGCATATAGCGATGATGAGCCAGAATATACATCAGACTTGATAAAAGAACCGAACCCAGAATATGAAGGAAGGTAG